One Ignavibacteriales bacterium genomic region harbors:
- a CDS encoding PorV/PorQ family protein, which yields MKTKFRIQILTGLILFLSIASVNLNAGNRSGTVSEQFLKISTSARAIGIGGAQVAVADGVSSIAFNPAGIMSVNDMSVGMTYTAWFADIQHSFIGVVKNLPGIGAVGVSVIMLVTDDMIETTNSFPEGTGRNFRASDYAFSIAYARQVTDQFRVGVNGKYIRSYLYNDEISASSFAFDIGTLYHIPMLKSHIGVSLTNIGKDVKFIQEQYSLPTALRFGVLVDILKEDNNQLITTMQIARLNDSDEQYNFGAEYVFNNLLALRTGWKFAYDHESFTGGFGVKMDPIGLNGTLDYGYNYFQYLPGTHSFTFELQF from the coding sequence ATGAAAACAAAATTTCGAATTCAAATATTAACCGGCTTAATATTATTTTTATCTATTGCCAGTGTTAATTTAAATGCTGGTAACCGTTCGGGAACTGTTTCTGAACAATTCTTAAAAATCTCTACAAGCGCAAGAGCTATTGGTATAGGAGGAGCTCAAGTTGCCGTAGCTGATGGAGTCTCCTCAATAGCATTTAATCCGGCGGGTATAATGTCGGTAAATGATATGAGTGTTGGAATGACATATACGGCATGGTTTGCTGATATCCAGCATAGTTTTATTGGTGTTGTCAAAAACCTTCCTGGTATTGGCGCTGTTGGAGTTAGTGTTATTATGCTTGTTACCGACGATATGATAGAAACAACAAACTCTTTTCCAGAAGGAACTGGAAGAAACTTCCGTGCTAGCGATTATGCTTTCAGCATTGCATACGCAAGGCAGGTAACAGATCAATTCCGCGTTGGTGTAAATGGTAAATATATCCGATCATATCTCTACAACGACGAAATATCGGCTTCTTCGTTCGCATTTGATATTGGAACTCTTTATCATATACCAATGCTAAAAAGTCATATTGGGGTTTCTCTCACAAATATTGGAAAAGATGTAAAATTTATTCAAGAACAATATTCCTTACCAACAGCATTACGTTTTGGTGTATTAGTGGATATTCTAAAAGAAGATAACAATCAATTGATTACCACGATGCAGATTGCCCGTCTCAATGACTCTGATGAGCAATATAATTTTGGTGCTGAATACGTCTTCAATAATTTACTGGCTCTCAGAACCGGTTGGAAGTTTGCCTACGATCATGAGAGTTTTACCGGCGGATTTGGTGTAAAAATGGATCCGATTGGTCTTAACGGTACCTTAGATTACGGATATAATTATTTTCAATATTTGCCCGGTACACATTCATTTACATTTGAATTGCAATTTTAA
- the sppA gene encoding signal peptide peptidase SppA, translated as MSTSTKWFLIIISVLFAFGIGVMLLIYFSLKGISNYDDEIVVGRGDKIAVIELNGIILTSEDIVRQFKKFSGDRSIKGILFRVDSPGGGVVASQEMYQEVKATRDKGKPVVVSMGSLAASGGYYVSCPANKIVANPGTLTGSIGVISQFMEYDSLLGKIGVGVNTIKSGKFKDAGNPFRKMTEDDKKYFQNLMDDVHMQFISAVEDERKISYDSLIAYADGRVFTGQQALRMGLVDTLGTYEDAIRIVAKLAGIQGEPSIVKERKRGLTLIDYLVGNKLEELFGLKEKLLDQPILQYRMIDRF; from the coding sequence ATGTCGACATCAACAAAGTGGTTTTTAATTATTATCAGTGTCCTTTTTGCATTTGGCATTGGGGTAATGTTGCTAATATATTTTTCGCTGAAGGGAATTTCGAATTACGATGACGAAATTGTTGTAGGAAGGGGAGATAAAATTGCAGTTATCGAATTAAATGGAATTATTTTAACCTCAGAAGATATTGTCAGGCAGTTTAAAAAATTTAGTGGTGATCGTTCAATAAAAGGAATTTTATTTCGTGTTGACTCACCCGGTGGAGGTGTGGTAGCGAGTCAGGAAATGTATCAAGAAGTGAAGGCAACACGTGATAAAGGTAAACCTGTTGTTGTCTCGATGGGTTCACTTGCGGCAAGCGGTGGATATTATGTTTCTTGCCCGGCAAATAAAATTGTTGCAAATCCAGGAACTTTAACCGGTAGCATCGGTGTAATATCGCAATTCATGGAATATGATTCTCTATTGGGTAAAATAGGTGTCGGTGTCAATACGATCAAAAGTGGTAAATTCAAAGACGCGGGAAATCCATTTCGGAAAATGACCGAGGATGATAAAAAATATTTTCAAAATCTGATGGATGATGTTCACATGCAATTCATCAGCGCGGTTGAAGATGAACGAAAAATATCATACGATTCTCTCATCGCATACGCAGATGGCAGAGTGTTTACGGGTCAGCAAGCATTGAGAATGGGTTTAGTGGATACGCTTGGGACGTATGAAGATGCGATAAGGATAGTCGCGAAATTAGCAGGTATACAGGGTGAACCATCGATTGTGAAAGAACGCAAACGCGGTCTTACGTTAATCGATTATCTAGTCGGGAATAAACTTGAAGAACTGTTCGGATTAAAAGAAAAATTATTGGATCAACCAATATTGCAATACAGAATGATAGATCGATTTTAA
- a CDS encoding integration host factor subunit beta — MRNNHNKRRYTLTKADIVDHIASGTGLTKVETEAVVDGFIQTVIEALKDGKNIEIRGFGSFKTKKRKGRIARNPRTGAQVQVDEHFVPFFKVSKELKGIVNDNLKKKQFPISG, encoded by the coding sequence ATGAGAAACAATCATAATAAAAGGAGATATACATTGACCAAAGCAGACATAGTAGATCATATCGCTTCCGGAACCGGTTTAACGAAAGTTGAAACAGAGGCTGTGGTTGATGGGTTCATTCAAACAGTTATCGAAGCGCTTAAGGATGGAAAAAATATTGAGATCCGTGGTTTTGGAAGTTTTAAAACAAAAAAAAGAAAAGGTCGAATTGCGCGCAACCCGCGTACCGGCGCTCAGGTTCAAGTTGACGAACATTTTGTACCATTCTTTAAGGTATCAAAAGAACTGAAAGGTATTGTAAACGACAATTTAAAGAAAAAGCAATTTCCAATTTCCGGTTGA
- a CDS encoding bifunctional metallophosphatase/5'-nucleotidase codes for MYQQKQSTCLLIAILILAGFTSLYCQPKTITILHTNDMHASFLSHEAGWVRSDPKPMVGGFTELNYLIDSIRSIKNNTLVVDGGDVMTGNPIADMDYNGALGGALFAMMNMIGYEAWTIGNHDLDISQSNLKRLTEIAKFPTLSANLVDSAGKFSFNNKEYIIVNKNGIRIGIIGIMSKSLFELTNTNNLRGIKVLPPTETLQKVIDKIDPETDLIVAITHQGVDEDSIMAAQIHNLDVIIGSHSHTRLKTLKQVNGIVIAQTGAYSENLGEIELSVENDKVVASNGKLHTLWQRSEYPQNELTTFVKEWKDKVEKDYNMVVGKAEGDIKRSRNGESTIGHFIADAIRTETLADIAITNSSGIRKDILAGDIRKVDLFEVAPFRNYLCTFPMKGSAVKMLVEKYVKGISNGRTSIDISGIECSWQKENGSVVVKSIKINGVELVDSAEYQCGTIDYVVNQAERYLEFTPINVKNSEKLLYNILVKKVIQEKTIKSTTENRFKEIQ; via the coding sequence ATGTATCAACAGAAACAATCTACCTGTTTGTTAATCGCAATATTAATTTTAGCAGGTTTTACTTCTCTTTATTGTCAGCCAAAGACTATTACAATCCTTCACACGAACGATATGCATGCTTCTTTTCTATCGCATGAAGCGGGATGGGTACGCTCCGATCCTAAACCGATGGTTGGAGGTTTTACGGAATTGAATTATTTAATCGATAGCATACGAAGTATAAAAAATAATACTCTTGTGGTTGATGGGGGTGATGTAATGACCGGAAATCCCATTGCCGATATGGATTATAATGGTGCTCTGGGTGGTGCATTGTTTGCGATGATGAATATGATCGGATACGAAGCATGGACTATAGGCAATCATGATTTAGATATATCCCAGAGTAATCTAAAACGACTTACAGAAATTGCGAAGTTTCCAACATTAAGTGCTAACCTCGTAGATTCAGCGGGTAAATTTTCGTTCAACAATAAAGAATATATCATTGTCAATAAAAATGGTATTCGAATCGGTATAATTGGCATCATGTCTAAAAGTTTATTTGAATTGACAAATACGAATAATCTTCGCGGGATCAAAGTTCTTCCTCCAACAGAAACATTGCAAAAAGTAATCGATAAAATTGATCCGGAGACCGACCTGATTGTTGCTATAACCCATCAAGGAGTTGATGAAGATTCAATTATGGCTGCTCAGATCCATAATCTTGACGTCATCATCGGATCTCATAGTCATACGCGATTAAAAACTCTGAAACAGGTTAATGGAATTGTAATCGCACAAACCGGCGCGTACTCTGAAAACCTTGGCGAGATCGAACTTAGTGTTGAAAATGATAAAGTCGTTGCCTCGAATGGAAAATTACACACTTTGTGGCAAAGGTCGGAATATCCTCAAAATGAATTAACCACCTTCGTTAAAGAGTGGAAAGATAAAGTTGAGAAAGATTATAACATGGTTGTTGGAAAAGCGGAGGGTGATATAAAACGATCCAGAAATGGCGAAAGCACAATAGGTCATTTTATTGCTGATGCGATTCGTACTGAAACGTTGGCTGATATCGCAATCACAAACAGCAGCGGTATTAGGAAAGATATTCTGGCAGGAGATATTAGGAAAGTCGATTTATTTGAAGTAGCTCCGTTCAGAAATTATCTTTGCACTTTTCCGATGAAAGGATCAGCGGTTAAGATGCTGGTAGAAAAATACGTAAAAGGAATAAGTAATGGGAGGACATCAATCGACATTTCTGGTATTGAATGCTCATGGCAGAAGGAAAATGGATCAGTCGTCGTCAAATCGATCAAGATTAACGGAGTAGAATTAGTGGATTCTGCAGAATATCAATGCGGCACGATTGATTACGTCGTTAATCAAGCTGAGCGGTATTTAGAGTTCACACCCATTAATGTTAAAAATTCTGAAAAGCTTTTATACAACATATTAGTAAAAAAGGTTATCCAAGAAAAGACAATAAAAAGTACAACTGAAAATCGATTTAAGGAAATTCAATAG
- a CDS encoding YtxH domain-containing protein, translating to MTNEKSGMAKGLLLGFLIGGVVGAITALLYAPKSGKELRSEIKKKATDIAEDASEYLKSAKSKSQDFMNVGKSRSEQVVSDVREKAEHLMGDADKMLSEIRERAGGESGKIKAAFKAGVDAYRNEKEKDI from the coding sequence ATGACAAATGAAAAAAGCGGTATGGCAAAAGGATTATTGTTAGGATTCTTGATTGGTGGCGTTGTAGGAGCTATAACTGCTTTACTATATGCTCCGAAAAGTGGCAAAGAATTACGATCTGAAATCAAAAAGAAAGCTACCGACATCGCGGAAGATGCGTCGGAATATCTTAAATCCGCAAAATCAAAATCTCAAGACTTTATGAATGTTGGGAAGAGTCGGTCAGAACAAGTAGTTTCCGATGTTCGTGAAAAAGCGGAACATCTTATGGGAGATGCCGACAAGATGTTATCAGAAATACGTGAGAGAGCGGGTGGCGAAAGCGGCAAGATCAAAGCGGCGTTTAAAGCGGGTGTTGACGCATATAGAAATGAAAAAGAAAAAGATATTTAA